A window of Lytechinus variegatus isolate NC3 chromosome 15, Lvar_3.0, whole genome shotgun sequence contains these coding sequences:
- the LOC121429254 gene encoding rab-like protein 6 isoform X1, with the protein MFSALKKLVTNEQGETRPSIPSGMQAMGVSLQRKFARGVQYNMRVIIKGDRNTGKTTLFHRLQGGKFIDVYLPTSEIQVASIQWNYKATDDVVKVEVWDVVDKGKPRKRERNTLKIENKETEEEEPEDPCLDASFLDVYKGTNGVVMMLDISKKWTWKYVQKELPKVPTHIPVLVMASFKDQFEEQVVYREEIEFFIKELDRPPGSAHIRVAESSMKNGFGLKYLHSFFNIPFLQLQRETLLQQLQRNQLETDATLEELDARIESEDQDYDMYLSSLSQKRSEKSKGSSSSLNVPNGQTPRRASDTSSNRSSSASVTPAKLSPAHTPSQLTPSSTPPTIRHTQQIQPIKQQQQQAPPTRPAPSPATLEDDQSLGNRFSKWFAPSESKVKQGTRVEDEKSAVIESPAEIHHSRKQPQGKISNVDEFIPDEGIDKGFFDETDSKPVAEPPKKTSIFSFGRKAKPKPKPEPPAPVVAPPPPPDSDSDDGVNPMVAGFQEELDSEDEVIEGEVQDVTPVSPDTEGPDSPFDTFSRMPPRLASKDMSSEDEDGRPVVAMDDDVIDSDDDAPSARSKLSSQHMGWSFEKKLPSVQESSRTAATSSLSPKPSTETKRQSRVSTSSSSSAPETHVTISSRTQGASGSQVTPTQDIVSSEDEVAEVKVLQDCEDISEDDAQRPTSLRTDDGPKTDSRPSKIAQEDSDEEVTEALEAPTTPSQEVSSPASLGLTLQLEDLNFLESVTSKPAKPVVSRNLSRASDEFDVLVSVVQDEDISDCETNTSTSTSSSAKKKKKHKSKDREEDDEERTHKKHKHKKHKDKDREERHPRRDSNPDGEDRKKKKSSSGSSSKKKSSGEKREKKRDEASRGGGAGSTGGGGAGDPMDDNAALEAFLEGF; encoded by the exons ATGTTTTCAGCATTAAAGAAGCTGGTTACCAATGAGCAGGGCGAAACAAGACCCAGTATTCCCTCTGGGATGCAAGCCATGGGCGTCAGTCTGCAGCGAAAGTTTGCCCGAGGAGTACAATACAATA TGAGGGTCATAATCAAAGGTGACAGAAACACTGGGAAGACAACTCTGTTCCATCGGCTTCAGGGAGGGAAGTTTATAGACGTATACCTTCCAACTTCTGAGATTCAAGTTGCTAGCATACAGTGGAACTACAAAG CTACCGATGATGTGGTCAAGGTCGAGGTCTGGGACGTGGTGGACAAGGGTAAGCCGCGGAAACGAGAGAGAAACACTTTGAAGATAGAGAACaaagaaacagaagaagaagagcCTGAAGACCCTTGCCTGGATGCTTCCTTCCTTGATGTTTACAAAGGAACAAATGGCGTCGTGATGATGCTGGATATTTCTAAGAAATG GACTTGGAAGTACGTCCAGAAAGAGCTTCCCAAGGTTCCAACCCATATACCAGTATTAGTCATGGCTAGTTTCAAGGACCAGTTTGAAGAGCAGGTAGTATACAGAGAAGAAATTGAATTCTTCATCAAAGAGCTTGACAG ACCCCCAGGCTCGGCTCACATCAGAGTAGCAGAATCTTCCATGAAAAATGGTTTTGGTCTGAAAtaccttcattctttcttcaaCATCCCATTCTTACAGCTGCAG AGGGAAACACTTTTACAGCAACTTCAGAGGAATCAGCTTGAAACCGATGCAACGCTAGAAGAACTAGATGCCAGAATAGAATCTGAAGACCAGGATTATGATAT GTATTTGTCGAGTCTTTCCCAAAAGCGATCTGAGAAGTCCAAAGGATCATCCTCATCTCTGAACGTACCCAACGGACAAACACCCAGAAGAGCATCAG ATACAAGCAGTAATCGAAGCTCATCCGCATCCGTTACTCCTGCCAAACTAAGCCCTGCCCACACACCAAGCCAGCTTACCCCTAGCTCAACTCCGCCCACAATCAGACATACACAGCAAATACAGCCAATcaaacagcagcagcagcaagcTCCTCCCACACGGCCTGCTCCATCACCAGCCACCCTGGAGGATGATCAGTCGCTAGGCAACAGGTTCAGCAAGTGGTTTGCTCCGAGCGAGTCAAAGGTCAAACAGGGAACCAGAGTTGAGGATGAAAAATCAGCAG TCATTGAATCACCAGCTGAGATTCACCACTCACGAAAGCAACCCCAAGGAAAGATCAGCAACGTTGATGAGTTCATTCCCGACGAAGGCATTGACAAGGGATTCTTTGACGAGACAGATTCCAAACCTGTGGCCGAGCCCCCAAAGAAGACGAGTATATTCAGCTTTGGGAGGAAAGCCAAGCCAAAACCAAAACCTGAGCCTCCGGCACCGGTTGTAGCTCCACCTCCACCTCCAGACTCTGACAG TGATGATGGAGTAAACCCGATGGTTGCAGGATTCCAGGAGGAACTGGACTCTGAAGATGAAGTGATAGAAGGTGAGGTCCAGGACGTGACACCGGTATCCCCTGATACAGAGGGACCTGATTCCCCATTTGATACATTCTCACGGATGCCCCCCAGGCTCGCAAGCAAGGACATGTCTAGTGAAGACGAAGATGGTAGGCCGGTCGTTGCAATGGACGATGATGTTATAGATTCGGATGACGATGCACCATCGGCACGGTCAAAGCTATCCAGTCAGCACATGGGTTGGAGCTTTGAAAAGAAATTGCCATCGGTTCAAGAGTCCAGTAGGACTGCGGCCACCTCCAGCTTGTCCCCCAAACCAAGCACTGAAACAAAAAGACAGTCCAGGGTCTCCACTTCGTCGTCCTCGTCCGCACCAGAGACTCATGTGACGATATCCTCAAGGACACAGGGTGCTTCAGGGTCTCAGGTAACCCCCACTCAGGACATTGTCTCTTCGGAAGACGAAGTGGCGGAGGTTAAGGTTTTACAGGACTGTGAGGATATATCAGAGGATGATGCACAGAGACCGACATCATTAAGAACTGATGATGGACCAAAAACTGATTCAAGACCGTCCAAGATCGCCCAAGAGGATAGTGATGAGGAAGTAACAGAAGCCTTAGAG GCACCAACTACCCCAAGTCAAGAAGTATCTTCCCCAGCATCTCTTGGTCTGACATTACAATTAGAAGATCTCAATTTCTTAGAGAGCGTAACTTCAAAGCCTGCCAAACCAGTAGTCTCAA GAAACTTATCACGGGCCAGTGATGAGTTTGATGTCCTTGTCTCGGTGGTCCAGGATGAGGACATCAGTGATTGTGAGACAAACACCAGTACTAGTACCAGCAGCTCTgccaagaagaagaagaaacacaAGAGCAAAGACAGAGAAGAG GATGATGAGGAGAGGACTCACAAGAAACACAAACACAAGAAACATAAAGACAAGGATAGGGAGGAAAGACACCCCAGGAGAGACTCTAACCCTGACGGCGAAGACcgcaagaagaagaagagcagTTCCGGGTCCAGCTCCAAGAAGAAATCCTCGGGAGAGAAGCGAGAGAAGAAACGAGACGAAGCCTCAAGAGGAGGTGGGGCAGGATCCACAGGAGGAGGAGGGGCAGGAGATCCGATGGATGATAACGCAGCGTTGGAGGCATTCCTCGAAG GATTTTAA
- the LOC121429254 gene encoding rab-like protein 6 isoform X3: MFSALKKLVTNEQGETRPSIPSGMQAMGVSLQRKFARGVQYNMRVIIKGDRNTGKTTLFHRLQGGKFIDVYLPTSEIQVASIQWNYKATDDVVKVEVWDVVDKGKPRKRERNTLKIENKETEEEEPEDPCLDASFLDVYKGTNGVVMMLDISKKWTWKYVQKELPKVPTHIPVLVMASFKDQFEEQVVYREEIEFFIKELDRPPGSAHIRVAESSMKNGFGLKYLHSFFNIPFLQLQRETLLQQLQRNQLETDATLEELDARIESEDQDYDMYLSSLSQKRSEKSKGSSSSLNVPNGQTPRRASDTSSNRSSSASVTPAKLSPAHTPSQLTPSSTPPTIRHTQQIQPIKQQQQQAPPTRPAPSPATLEDDQSLGNRFSKWFAPSESKVKQGTRVEDEKSAVIESPAEIHHSRKQPQGKISNVDEFIPDEGIDKGFFDETDSKPVAEPPKKTSIFSFGRKAKPKPKPEPPAPVVAPPPPPDSDSDDGVNPMVAGFQEELDSEDEVIEGEVQDVTPVSPDTEGPDSPFDTFSRMPPRLASKDMSSEDEDGRPVVAMDDDVIDSDDDAPSARSKLSSQHMGWSFEKKLPSVQESSRTAATSSLSPKPSTETKRQSRVSTSSSSSAPETHVTISSRTQGASGSQVTPTQDIVSSEDEVAEVKVLQDCEDISEDDAQRPTSLRTDDGPKTDSRPSKIAQEDSDEEVTEALEAPTTPSQEVSSPASLGLTLQLEDLNFLESVTSKPAKPVVSRNLSRTSDEFDVYIVCRKLITYQ, translated from the exons ATGTTTTCAGCATTAAAGAAGCTGGTTACCAATGAGCAGGGCGAAACAAGACCCAGTATTCCCTCTGGGATGCAAGCCATGGGCGTCAGTCTGCAGCGAAAGTTTGCCCGAGGAGTACAATACAATA TGAGGGTCATAATCAAAGGTGACAGAAACACTGGGAAGACAACTCTGTTCCATCGGCTTCAGGGAGGGAAGTTTATAGACGTATACCTTCCAACTTCTGAGATTCAAGTTGCTAGCATACAGTGGAACTACAAAG CTACCGATGATGTGGTCAAGGTCGAGGTCTGGGACGTGGTGGACAAGGGTAAGCCGCGGAAACGAGAGAGAAACACTTTGAAGATAGAGAACaaagaaacagaagaagaagagcCTGAAGACCCTTGCCTGGATGCTTCCTTCCTTGATGTTTACAAAGGAACAAATGGCGTCGTGATGATGCTGGATATTTCTAAGAAATG GACTTGGAAGTACGTCCAGAAAGAGCTTCCCAAGGTTCCAACCCATATACCAGTATTAGTCATGGCTAGTTTCAAGGACCAGTTTGAAGAGCAGGTAGTATACAGAGAAGAAATTGAATTCTTCATCAAAGAGCTTGACAG ACCCCCAGGCTCGGCTCACATCAGAGTAGCAGAATCTTCCATGAAAAATGGTTTTGGTCTGAAAtaccttcattctttcttcaaCATCCCATTCTTACAGCTGCAG AGGGAAACACTTTTACAGCAACTTCAGAGGAATCAGCTTGAAACCGATGCAACGCTAGAAGAACTAGATGCCAGAATAGAATCTGAAGACCAGGATTATGATAT GTATTTGTCGAGTCTTTCCCAAAAGCGATCTGAGAAGTCCAAAGGATCATCCTCATCTCTGAACGTACCCAACGGACAAACACCCAGAAGAGCATCAG ATACAAGCAGTAATCGAAGCTCATCCGCATCCGTTACTCCTGCCAAACTAAGCCCTGCCCACACACCAAGCCAGCTTACCCCTAGCTCAACTCCGCCCACAATCAGACATACACAGCAAATACAGCCAATcaaacagcagcagcagcaagcTCCTCCCACACGGCCTGCTCCATCACCAGCCACCCTGGAGGATGATCAGTCGCTAGGCAACAGGTTCAGCAAGTGGTTTGCTCCGAGCGAGTCAAAGGTCAAACAGGGAACCAGAGTTGAGGATGAAAAATCAGCAG TCATTGAATCACCAGCTGAGATTCACCACTCACGAAAGCAACCCCAAGGAAAGATCAGCAACGTTGATGAGTTCATTCCCGACGAAGGCATTGACAAGGGATTCTTTGACGAGACAGATTCCAAACCTGTGGCCGAGCCCCCAAAGAAGACGAGTATATTCAGCTTTGGGAGGAAAGCCAAGCCAAAACCAAAACCTGAGCCTCCGGCACCGGTTGTAGCTCCACCTCCACCTCCAGACTCTGACAG TGATGATGGAGTAAACCCGATGGTTGCAGGATTCCAGGAGGAACTGGACTCTGAAGATGAAGTGATAGAAGGTGAGGTCCAGGACGTGACACCGGTATCCCCTGATACAGAGGGACCTGATTCCCCATTTGATACATTCTCACGGATGCCCCCCAGGCTCGCAAGCAAGGACATGTCTAGTGAAGACGAAGATGGTAGGCCGGTCGTTGCAATGGACGATGATGTTATAGATTCGGATGACGATGCACCATCGGCACGGTCAAAGCTATCCAGTCAGCACATGGGTTGGAGCTTTGAAAAGAAATTGCCATCGGTTCAAGAGTCCAGTAGGACTGCGGCCACCTCCAGCTTGTCCCCCAAACCAAGCACTGAAACAAAAAGACAGTCCAGGGTCTCCACTTCGTCGTCCTCGTCCGCACCAGAGACTCATGTGACGATATCCTCAAGGACACAGGGTGCTTCAGGGTCTCAGGTAACCCCCACTCAGGACATTGTCTCTTCGGAAGACGAAGTGGCGGAGGTTAAGGTTTTACAGGACTGTGAGGATATATCAGAGGATGATGCACAGAGACCGACATCATTAAGAACTGATGATGGACCAAAAACTGATTCAAGACCGTCCAAGATCGCCCAAGAGGATAGTGATGAGGAAGTAACAGAAGCCTTAGAG GCACCAACTACCCCAAGTCAAGAAGTATCTTCCCCAGCATCTCTTGGTCTGACATTACAATTAGAAGATCTCAATTTCTTAGAGAGCGTAACTTCAAAGCCTGCCAAACCAGTAGTCTCAA GAAACCTATCACGTACCAGTGATGAGTTTgatgtttatattgtttgtagGAAACTTATCACGTACCAGTGA
- the LOC121429254 gene encoding rab-like protein 6 isoform X2 encodes MFSALKKLVTNEQGETRPSIPSGMQAMGVSLQRKFARGVQYNMRVIIKGDRNTGKTTLFHRLQGGKFIDVYLPTSEIQVASIQWNYKATDDVVKVEVWDVVDKGKPRKRERNTLKIENKETEEEEPEDPCLDASFLDVYKGTNGVVMMLDISKKWTWKYVQKELPKVPTHIPVLVMASFKDQFEEQVVYREEIEFFIKELDRPPGSAHIRVAESSMKNGFGLKYLHSFFNIPFLQLQRETLLQQLQRNQLETDATLEELDARIESEDQDYDMYLSSLSQKRSEKSKGSSSSLNVPNGQTPRRASDTSSNRSSSASVTPAKLSPAHTPSQLTPSSTPPTIRHTQQIQPIKQQQQQAPPTRPAPSPATLEDDQSLGNRFSKWFAPSESKVKQGTRVEDEKSAVIESPAEIHHSRKQPQGKISNVDEFIPDEGIDKGFFDETDSKPVAEPPKKTSIFSFGRKAKPKPKPEPPAPVVAPPPPPDSDSDDGVNPMVAGFQEELDSEDEVIEGEVQDVTPVSPDTEGPDSPFDTFSRMPPRLASKDMSSEDEDGRPVVAMDDDVIDSDDDAPSARSKLSSQHMGWSFEKKLPSVQESSRTAATSSLSPKPSTETKRQSRVSTSSSSSAPETHVTISSRTQGASGSQVTPTQDIVSSEDEVAEVKVLQDCEDISEDDAQRPTSLRTDDGPKTDSRPSKIAQEDSDEEVTEALEAPTTPSQEVSSPASLGLTLQLEDLNFLESVTSKPAKPVVSRNLSRASDEFDVYIVCRKPITYQ; translated from the exons ATGTTTTCAGCATTAAAGAAGCTGGTTACCAATGAGCAGGGCGAAACAAGACCCAGTATTCCCTCTGGGATGCAAGCCATGGGCGTCAGTCTGCAGCGAAAGTTTGCCCGAGGAGTACAATACAATA TGAGGGTCATAATCAAAGGTGACAGAAACACTGGGAAGACAACTCTGTTCCATCGGCTTCAGGGAGGGAAGTTTATAGACGTATACCTTCCAACTTCTGAGATTCAAGTTGCTAGCATACAGTGGAACTACAAAG CTACCGATGATGTGGTCAAGGTCGAGGTCTGGGACGTGGTGGACAAGGGTAAGCCGCGGAAACGAGAGAGAAACACTTTGAAGATAGAGAACaaagaaacagaagaagaagagcCTGAAGACCCTTGCCTGGATGCTTCCTTCCTTGATGTTTACAAAGGAACAAATGGCGTCGTGATGATGCTGGATATTTCTAAGAAATG GACTTGGAAGTACGTCCAGAAAGAGCTTCCCAAGGTTCCAACCCATATACCAGTATTAGTCATGGCTAGTTTCAAGGACCAGTTTGAAGAGCAGGTAGTATACAGAGAAGAAATTGAATTCTTCATCAAAGAGCTTGACAG ACCCCCAGGCTCGGCTCACATCAGAGTAGCAGAATCTTCCATGAAAAATGGTTTTGGTCTGAAAtaccttcattctttcttcaaCATCCCATTCTTACAGCTGCAG AGGGAAACACTTTTACAGCAACTTCAGAGGAATCAGCTTGAAACCGATGCAACGCTAGAAGAACTAGATGCCAGAATAGAATCTGAAGACCAGGATTATGATAT GTATTTGTCGAGTCTTTCCCAAAAGCGATCTGAGAAGTCCAAAGGATCATCCTCATCTCTGAACGTACCCAACGGACAAACACCCAGAAGAGCATCAG ATACAAGCAGTAATCGAAGCTCATCCGCATCCGTTACTCCTGCCAAACTAAGCCCTGCCCACACACCAAGCCAGCTTACCCCTAGCTCAACTCCGCCCACAATCAGACATACACAGCAAATACAGCCAATcaaacagcagcagcagcaagcTCCTCCCACACGGCCTGCTCCATCACCAGCCACCCTGGAGGATGATCAGTCGCTAGGCAACAGGTTCAGCAAGTGGTTTGCTCCGAGCGAGTCAAAGGTCAAACAGGGAACCAGAGTTGAGGATGAAAAATCAGCAG TCATTGAATCACCAGCTGAGATTCACCACTCACGAAAGCAACCCCAAGGAAAGATCAGCAACGTTGATGAGTTCATTCCCGACGAAGGCATTGACAAGGGATTCTTTGACGAGACAGATTCCAAACCTGTGGCCGAGCCCCCAAAGAAGACGAGTATATTCAGCTTTGGGAGGAAAGCCAAGCCAAAACCAAAACCTGAGCCTCCGGCACCGGTTGTAGCTCCACCTCCACCTCCAGACTCTGACAG TGATGATGGAGTAAACCCGATGGTTGCAGGATTCCAGGAGGAACTGGACTCTGAAGATGAAGTGATAGAAGGTGAGGTCCAGGACGTGACACCGGTATCCCCTGATACAGAGGGACCTGATTCCCCATTTGATACATTCTCACGGATGCCCCCCAGGCTCGCAAGCAAGGACATGTCTAGTGAAGACGAAGATGGTAGGCCGGTCGTTGCAATGGACGATGATGTTATAGATTCGGATGACGATGCACCATCGGCACGGTCAAAGCTATCCAGTCAGCACATGGGTTGGAGCTTTGAAAAGAAATTGCCATCGGTTCAAGAGTCCAGTAGGACTGCGGCCACCTCCAGCTTGTCCCCCAAACCAAGCACTGAAACAAAAAGACAGTCCAGGGTCTCCACTTCGTCGTCCTCGTCCGCACCAGAGACTCATGTGACGATATCCTCAAGGACACAGGGTGCTTCAGGGTCTCAGGTAACCCCCACTCAGGACATTGTCTCTTCGGAAGACGAAGTGGCGGAGGTTAAGGTTTTACAGGACTGTGAGGATATATCAGAGGATGATGCACAGAGACCGACATCATTAAGAACTGATGATGGACCAAAAACTGATTCAAGACCGTCCAAGATCGCCCAAGAGGATAGTGATGAGGAAGTAACAGAAGCCTTAGAG GCACCAACTACCCCAAGTCAAGAAGTATCTTCCCCAGCATCTCTTGGTCTGACATTACAATTAGAAGATCTCAATTTCTTAGAGAGCGTAACTTCAAAGCCTGCCAAACCAGTAGTCTCAA GAAACCTATCACGGGCCAGTGATGAGTTTgatgtttatattgtttgtagGAAACCTATCACGTACCAGTGA